In Oryza brachyantha chromosome 2, ObraRS2, whole genome shotgun sequence, a single window of DNA contains:
- the LOC102704211 gene encoding GDSL esterase/lipase At4g10955-like isoform X1, whose protein sequence is MRGRPTPPTHRRLPSLHLPKSVLSRQIHPAPALLLRVRAPPRPTQVLCFSSIPSPINRKLVLYSQMAVDRDIFGIAGPTYLIPVNWNCEHNRRSVAACLVQAVYVLERDRQLNRQSVEALASPWWEFFHFELIRKLVDDADLSIFGAIFEFNPPSSKESSADNAPRFVIAFRGTITEKETISRDVALDLHLVQNGLHRTSRFTIAMQAVQNVASVFPGSMIWLTGHSLGAGMAILTGRNMVKKGVLLESYLFNPPFVAAPIERISDERVKHGFRIARSVITAGLAIAMKGKGEGSNERSVAEDSFNMLSAWTPYLFVNPGDHICSEYIGYFQHRKNMEDLGAGFIEKLATQNSIGDLFYKALGWESEPLHLLPSADLIVNISPSPDFKYAHGISQWWQPEMNLQCNKYRYS, encoded by the exons ATGCGGGGAAGACCGACGCCACCGACTCACCGACGCCTCCCGAGTTTGCATCTCCCAAAATCCGTTCTTTCACGCCAGATCCACCCCGCCCCGGCCTTGCTCCTCCGCGTCcgcgcgccgcctcgtccTACTCAGG TGTTATGTTTTTCTTCAATACCAAGTCCAATAAACCGAAAACTGGTTCTGTATAGCCAGATGGCTGTGGACAGAGATATCTTTGGTATCGCAGGTCCAACATATCTGATTCCTGTTAATTG GAACTGTGAGCATAATCGGAGATCTGTGGCTGCATGCTTAGTTCAGGCTGTATATGTTTTGGAGAGAGACCGGCAACTAAATCGTCAATCTGTTGAAGCCTTGGCATCTCCTTGGTGGGAATTCTTCCATTTTGAGTTGATCCGCAAGCTTGTCGATGATGCTGACTTGTCTATTTTTGGTGCAATATTTGAATTCAATCCTCCTTCAAGTAAAGAATCTTCTGCTGATAATGCACCAAGATTTGTTATTGCCTTCAGAGGCACTATAACTGAGAAGGAAACCATCTCAAGAGATGTTGCCCTTGACCTACACCTTGTTCAAAATGGTCTCCATCGGACCTCAAGATTTACAATTGCAATGCAAGCTGTTCAAAACGTAGCCTCAGTTTTCCCTGGCTCAATGATCTGGTTGACTGGGCATTCACTGGGTGCAGGTATGGCCATCCTTACTGGAAGAAACATGGTTAAAAAAGGTGTGCTATTAGAAAGCTATCTCTTTAATCCACCTTTTGTTGCTGCCCCAATCGAGAGGATCAGTGATGAGAGAGTAAAGCATGGTTTCCGAATTGCAAGAAGTGTAATTACTGCTGGATTGGCTATTGCAATGAAAGGAAAAGGCGAGGGGAGCAACGAAAGGTCTGTTGCAGAAGATTCTTTCAACATGTTGTCAGCATGGACGCCATATCTGTTTGTCAATCCAGGAGACCATATCTGTTCAGAGTACATCGGCTACTTCCAGCATCGGAAGAACATGGAGGATCTTGGTGCTGGATTTATTGAGAAGCTCGCCACCCAAAATTCTATAGGAGATCTATTTTACAAGGCATTAGGGTGGGAATCGGAACCACTGCACCTTCTTCCATCTGCAGACTTGATTGTCAACATAAGCCCTTCACCAGACTTCAAATATGCTCATGGCATCAGCCAGTGGTGGCAGCCTGAGATGAACTTGCAATGCAACAAATATCGATACTCGTAG
- the LOC102704211 gene encoding GDSL esterase/lipase At4g10955-like isoform X2 codes for MAVDRDIFGIAGPTYLIPVNWNCEHNRRSVAACLVQAVYVLERDRQLNRQSVEALASPWWEFFHFELIRKLVDDADLSIFGAIFEFNPPSSKESSADNAPRFVIAFRGTITEKETISRDVALDLHLVQNGLHRTSRFTIAMQAVQNVASVFPGSMIWLTGHSLGAGMAILTGRNMVKKGVLLESYLFNPPFVAAPIERISDERVKHGFRIARSVITAGLAIAMKGKGEGSNERSVAEDSFNMLSAWTPYLFVNPGDHICSEYIGYFQHRKNMEDLGAGFIEKLATQNSIGDLFYKALGWESEPLHLLPSADLIVNISPSPDFKYAHGISQWWQPEMNLQCNKYRYS; via the exons ATGGCTGTGGACAGAGATATCTTTGGTATCGCAGGTCCAACATATCTGATTCCTGTTAATTG GAACTGTGAGCATAATCGGAGATCTGTGGCTGCATGCTTAGTTCAGGCTGTATATGTTTTGGAGAGAGACCGGCAACTAAATCGTCAATCTGTTGAAGCCTTGGCATCTCCTTGGTGGGAATTCTTCCATTTTGAGTTGATCCGCAAGCTTGTCGATGATGCTGACTTGTCTATTTTTGGTGCAATATTTGAATTCAATCCTCCTTCAAGTAAAGAATCTTCTGCTGATAATGCACCAAGATTTGTTATTGCCTTCAGAGGCACTATAACTGAGAAGGAAACCATCTCAAGAGATGTTGCCCTTGACCTACACCTTGTTCAAAATGGTCTCCATCGGACCTCAAGATTTACAATTGCAATGCAAGCTGTTCAAAACGTAGCCTCAGTTTTCCCTGGCTCAATGATCTGGTTGACTGGGCATTCACTGGGTGCAGGTATGGCCATCCTTACTGGAAGAAACATGGTTAAAAAAGGTGTGCTATTAGAAAGCTATCTCTTTAATCCACCTTTTGTTGCTGCCCCAATCGAGAGGATCAGTGATGAGAGAGTAAAGCATGGTTTCCGAATTGCAAGAAGTGTAATTACTGCTGGATTGGCTATTGCAATGAAAGGAAAAGGCGAGGGGAGCAACGAAAGGTCTGTTGCAGAAGATTCTTTCAACATGTTGTCAGCATGGACGCCATATCTGTTTGTCAATCCAGGAGACCATATCTGTTCAGAGTACATCGGCTACTTCCAGCATCGGAAGAACATGGAGGATCTTGGTGCTGGATTTATTGAGAAGCTCGCCACCCAAAATTCTATAGGAGATCTATTTTACAAGGCATTAGGGTGGGAATCGGAACCACTGCACCTTCTTCCATCTGCAGACTTGATTGTCAACATAAGCCCTTCACCAGACTTCAAATATGCTCATGGCATCAGCCAGTGGTGGCAGCCTGAGATGAACTTGCAATGCAACAAATATCGATACTCGTAG
- the LOC102714810 gene encoding uncharacterized protein LOC102714810, translating into MEGSAVEGQRRRRRLPSSVDKVLGNDDLLGVILLRTGGCPVTLVRAALVCRGWYRHASLAAFLRRFRERHGRPRLLGFYVQLGHWTSLPRFSPLPGLPQELAAMVRRARLDVESYGGAEAPWICTDLGCWNGRLHISVCSLSSSSSSDSTVVCHPLLPGREWVVLPPSPDRMSFYCDGVRHKFLQFHGFVPNLGGSVEDGLPYIFLTIGTKQNQTIAHVYAARDGGRDDSSWSVLATAVAEKPFFLMSNQQSKVVLLDGAVYAVAKHDDGIAILKLCISSSTFSVTAVPDHVLVEGEFKGAFMLSPADDDSSSGIYLINCIGTQLNIWLHKTSSRSSSNGETNDDWTMVDTIMLETFWGTEEDDYQVDQEEVDVDEHVVIHAVTANADFVFFERYCDGIIYLLDVRARAAQKVYEHEASLLHHRVLRIRPFTMLWPPTFPALKEDDPDATSTVGRCKVFYVDVRRNIVEGVRGDIEGGALPVIHQLMMVWPCYLPSAGIDQGS; encoded by the exons aTGGAGGGCAGCGCCGTCGAgggtcagcggcggcggcggcggctgccgtCCAGCGTCGACAAGGTGCTCGGCAACGACGACCTCCTCGGCGTGATCCTCCTCCGCACCGGCGGCTGCCCCGTCACCCTCGTCCGCGCCGCCCTCGTCTGCAGGGGCTGGTACCGCCACGCCTCCCTCGCAGCCTTCCTCCGCCGTTTCCGCGAGCGCCACGGCCGGCCCCGCCTCCTCGGCTTCTACGTCCAGCTCGGCCACTGGACCTCGCTCCCGCGGTTCTCCCCGCTCCCTGGCCTGCCGCAGGAGCTCGCCGCCATGGTTCGCCGTGCCAGGCTCGATGTGGAGAGCTACGGCGGAGCCGAGGCCCCCTGGATCTGCACCGACCTGGGCTGCTGGAACGGCCGCCTCCACATCAGCGTGTGCTCCCTCTCCTCCAGTAGCAGCAGCGACAGCACGGTGGTGTGCCACCCTCTCCTGCCCGGGAGAGAATGGGTCGTGCTCCCACCCAGCCCAGACCGCATGAGCTTCTACTGCGATGGCGTCCGCCACAAATTCCTGCAATTCCATGGCTTCGTCCCTAACCTCGGCGGCAGCGTCGAGGACGGCCTCCCGTACATCTTCCTGACCATTGGGACCAAGCAAAACCAAACCATCGCGCACGTGTACGCAGCACGCGATGGTGGCCGTGACGATTCCTCCTGGAGCGTTCTTGCAACGGCCGTGGCTGAAAAGCCCTTCTTCCTCATGAGCAACCAGCAATCCAAGGTCGTTCTCCTCGACGGCGCGGTCTACGCGGTGGCGAAGCACGACGACGGGATCGCGATCCTCAAGCTGTGCATCTCGTCCTCGACCTTCTCGGTCACCGCCGTTCCCGATCATGTGCTGGTGGAGGGGGAATTCAAGGGAGCGTTCATGCTGTCACCGGCCGACGATGATTCTTCCTCCGGGATCTATCTGATCAACTGCATCGGGACTCAGCTGAACATCTGGCTCCACAAGAcgagcagcaggagcagcagcaatggCGAGACGAACGACGACTGGACGATGGTTGATACCATCATGCTGGAAACATTCTGGGGGACGGAGGAGGATGATTATCAGGTTGATCAGGAGGAGGTCGATGTTGACGAACATGTTGTCATACATGCGGTCACGGCTAATGCAGACTTCGTGTTCTTCGAGAGGTACTGTGATGGCATCATCTACCTGCTTGATGTTAGGGCCAGGGCTGCGCAGAAGGTCTATGAGCATGAGGCGAGCCTGCTGCATCATCGGGTGCTCAGGATCCGGCCCTTCACGATGCTCTGGCCGCCGACCTTCCCAGCCCTCAAGGAAGATGATCCTGATGCAACAAGCACAGTTGGGCGCTGCAAG GTGTTCTACGTGGATGTGAGGAGGAACATCGTGGAAGGTGTTCGAGGTGACATCGAAGGAGGTGCTCTGCCTGTGATCCATCAATTGATGATGGTTTGGCCCTGCTATCTTCCCAGTGCTGGAATAGATCAAGGATCctga
- the LOC102715092 gene encoding uncharacterized protein LOC102715092 yields MDSSSSVLGDGDLLREILLRLDFPTTLVRASLVSRRWLLHASDPAFLRHFRARSPPRLLGFYHTARRDEQPEFVPLPHQPPELAPVLRRGGCFRLGGTSGSAVVFDSRNGRLLRAELPPPPDALRFGVFAPLHPARRPPHLPPLLHSQLHQRGVEVPRDGDARMLLPEDGGGDDTSYTLVVFTRKGCQLLATAVSVRGESIEIRTSRSIDLPTHWPSRMRGGLLLHGDLYMLGKKHILVFNLKSSNTFLIKLPDGVEQLDRMGNLKLIRRGDSGLHLVHLSGLQIHVWHRVTDCNNSNGNGGDWELVDTLCLRRWIGQALRPGWESGNPSVGDAFVSLRRVEDNAELFLVVDRVIFHVHLADRTAHKVFEMAPEQDVRFEIHPLMMVWPPTFPEILKHDHDQYE; encoded by the coding sequence ATggactcgtcgtcgtcggtgctcggcgacggcgacctccTCCGCGagatcctcctccgcctcgactTCCCCACCACCCTCGTCCGCGCCTCCCTCGTCTCCAGGCGCTGGCTGCTCCACGCCTCCGACCCGGCCTTCCTCCGCCACTTCCGCGCCCGCAGCCCGCCCCGCCTCCTCGGCTTCTACCACACGGCGCGCAGGGACGAGCAGCCAGAGTTCGTGCCGCTGCCCCACCAGCCGCCGGAGCTGGCCCCCgtgctccgccgcggcggctgctTCCGGCTCGGCGGCACGTCCGGGTCGGCCGTCGTCTTCGActcccgcaacggccgcctcCTCAGGGCGGAGCTCCCGCCCCCACCGGACGCCCTCCGGTTCGGCGTCTTCGCGCCGCTCCACCCCGCGCGGCGCCCGCCTCACCTCCCCCCGCTCCTCCACTCGCAGCTGCACCAGAGGGGCGTCGAGGTgccgcgcgacggcgacgctcGCATGCTCCTcccggaggacggcggcggcgacgatacCTCATACACGCTCGTCGTCTTCACTCGAAAGGGCTGCCAATTGCTGGCGACAGCCGTCTCCGTGAGAGGCGAATCGATCGAGATCCGCACCTCCAGATCAATCGATCTGCCAACGCACTGGCCAAGCAGGATGAGAGGCGGTTTGCTTCTCCACGGTGATCTCTACATGCTCGGCAAGAAGCACATCCTCGTGTTCAATCTGAAATCCTCGAACACGTTCCTGATTAAGCTTCCAGACGGCGTGGAGCAGCTGGACCGTATGGGAAACCTCAAGCTGATACGGCGCGGCGATTCTGGGTTACATCTTGTTCATCTCAGTGGATTACAGATTCATGTCTGGCACCGTGTGACGGATTGCAACAACAGCAATGGCAATGGTGGGGATTGGGAGCTGGTTGACACGCTGTGCCTGCGTCGGTGGATCGGCCAAGCTCTGAGGCCCGGCTGGGAGTCTGGGAATCCTTCCGTTGGGGATGCGTTTGTTTCGCTTCGCAGGGTCGAGGACAACGCCGAGCTGTTCTTGGTCGTCGACCGTGTGATCTTCCATGTGCATCTCGCGGACAGGACGGCGCATAAGGTGTTCGAGATGGCACCAGAGCAAGATGTTCGTTTCGAAATACACCCTTTGATGATGGTCTGGCCTCCCACCTTCCCAGAAATATTGAAACATGATCATGATCAGTATGAATGA